DNA sequence from the Armigeres subalbatus isolate Guangzhou_Male chromosome 1, GZ_Asu_2, whole genome shotgun sequence genome:
aaggctactgcttctgcctcatacgcggaaggtcgtgggttcaatccatttccattctcctactttgtatatttctttatatttatctctagcaatcgctagaactggaaatgtacttccataccatttccatttctattcctataccttcaacttgaccaTTCTAGCagtatctgctagaattggaaatgaactaaagagctcgtttcctacatccaattagaaattccatcagttgctttctaactataaaggctcccccagacctaagtgattttatcgccgcgacggcgacaactagtcgccgcgattctatcgttgggtcgctgcaggcaatgttctatttacgcttccataccaacggcgaccgaatcgcagtcgccaagcgctagaatcgcgtcgcgactgtcgcatcgcgtatgtttgggggaaccttaacatTGTCAGTTCGTTAaacaagacggacctctgcctctcgaaccttaacccaaaaattccaatagaTTCCGTACGAACTCGTGGCAAGGCGCAGAGGTATATtaggcttgcagtgggcgagtgattgcatcatcatttcatccCCCTTCcatacattgacttgcattctgaatcctgtgtgaaaaaaaaatctgtaactaGATGCGGTCCCTCAGTAGATGAAGAAATTGGCTAGTCCTATCAGTTTCGTCGTTCCAGTTTTAAAATCTACCTGTCTGGCCGTgaaggccgatcaacgacggatgaaatgtttagcctgaagatgatcctttataaattcgggagtacaacttgcagactctgtctattgatttcaaagcagtgtacgattcagtgaaaagaaattagctgtggcagataatgtctaaACATGGTTCTCCGGCGAAGCTGATTAcgatgatacgtgcaacgcttgatGACTCGAAATAAAGTATTCGGGTTATCAACCGCGTTTGTGACCGTGGAGAGATTGAAGCAGAGTGATacgctttcaaatttattgtaaactagtcgacccggcagacgttgtcctgcatagtaggcgaaaacgcgcggtgaactgcccatgcgaaacttccatacgaatcttaattttagtttttcacgatttactcaacctaactcgtgaatttcgcaagaaaaaatatcatataaacccgtcggaaacgaaaaTGAACATaattgctgaaggaataaataaaatccatccagccgtttttgagttatgcggatacgaacacagaccatttcatttttattatacacacttaaaataaatcgccgaattcggtaaaattttaccgaaatctcaacagcagaactgttcggtaaataatttaactgattttcggtgattcaaaattgagttgagcaatggaaaaaattacaaaaaatttgtaaaataaatctcgcgcttagtttcataggggcgtaactgtattgatcgatttctcttcatcgatgttttctttttattattgtaccgaattgacATAGTTTGCCGataatttaatggtttggtgtgctaaaggatgattgtaacttgcaccagaatcaagaatcacggttgtagcttttgaaacaattgagttattaataaaatataaaatcgattaagagaaatcgatcaatacagttacgcccctatgaaactaagcgcgagaaattaccgaacagttctgctgttgagattttggtaaaatttaccgaatacggtgaaatgagttaagtgtgtatagatattgcactcgagggggtgatattaggagatctggtgtgcaGAAGAATGACACTATCATCAAGAGGGAGCCGGCGAAGATAGGCTCTACGAAGACGGAGTACATGGTTGCGGGTAAAGATAAAGGTAGACCTATTGGTGTTAGTGCTGaggtaccctagcagcacacatgttccacataggttactgcaactcttatgtgaccagattcagtcacaatcaagtcgCTGCAATCATTTTTGTCTGACCTGTGTTGCTCGGGTAGTGGTTGATggggaagttgttgaagaatttgttgatCTTTGAACacatgacatgtgacaatgaagtttcctgtgaagtgaaaagacgtttTGCTGCTGCGAACAAGGACTTCCTCGAAtattggaaacgaaatttgctctgatTCGTAAGAATGTAAAAAAAGACGGACAGGAAAGTTtccgagcgaaaagtgctacgtacaattctcgatgggaaactagaaaaaaatgtgtggcgcagacgcatgaatcacgagctgtatcaaatgtataaagaagaaaatattgtgaatcatataaaatacggcaaactccagtgggccggtcacttagtgcgaatgtctgaagaaagaatagcaaaaacaaaatttaccaAAGATCCGGATAGAGACTAGTGTCTTCGTGgcaggccacgaacacgctagctgctgcacgcggtggaatcggacttgGAAACCCTAAACGTTTATGAAAACTGGAGGAATATCACCCAAGATTGACAAttgtggagctctacaatacgttcgtcaaaggttgtttagagcttctagtggagtgtcttcacttgtcataagacgatttcgTACTATctcattttattccaccatttgaagtgaacgaacgatttattgaaagtcgcagcattattggatgtattgtggctatccgtttagattgcatcaattatgctctcacatttctcaacaagcgatttataaaaactcacaactttctaggacgacttaaaaattggcacatcatcgaaagttccgaagcttccagatgctcacctaacggccgcacggtgtcaatgaatgattctcgaattgattttgattgcacACAGCTACAAAAGAAAGTCGCAGCTTTCTAGGGCGAGTTTCTAGAATTGATTACCTTTTTGGCTATACCGGAGCTTTCTGAGCACCACTTAGTGCCCTGCCGGGGTGAACGTTCGTTTCTTGAAATGATATTGGTCCCATTTTGATGCATAAATCGTTTTGTGAAACAGTACGGTTTACgaggatgaatttaaaaattttgctctcacattcataacaaaccactgtattctaggacgattttcaagaatttgtctTTACTATGAGGGTTCCAGACCTTCAGTGCCAGATGACCAATGGTGGCCAATGCGTTGCTCATGCAATGATTTTactctcacaatgctacaacAAGTAATTTTTTCTAGGACGGATTTCCAGAATTGGCATTACGCCaacaatatattaaaaaaaaatcgaaacttcaaaatataatcttctaCACCTGTTCATTTCTCCTGATGTTCAAGCACCTTCTAAAAACCACTTAGTGGCCATCCGGGATGAATAAGTAGTCCTTGTATTGTATTCTAAAAAGTCTCAGTTTTCTAGGACAAACTTTCAGAATCGGCAACTTCCCCGGATGTTTTGGAGATTTCGGTGGTCCACTTAGTTGCCTTCTGGTGTCAAAGGCTGGTCCttgcaatgattttgctcttaaCACACGGATTGCAAAAACTGCAGCTTTctatgtttttatttatatttatttatattgacaAGTATTCATGGCCACTTAAGACCCTACGGGGAACCTGTCCTGGAATGGAAACTATAAAGTCAGCACGTCTGGTGActctaaaacaatcagaaacaaactgctgaggcaatttcaagaagtttgatgcccatattgttgaggttccattgaaaattgtttATGACCATTCTTGGTCCCACCGTGAGCCTGTTCTGAAATGGccactcaaattttcacacatCTGTTGGAACCAAGATAATAAACAACAGTCTGCTGTGGAAGTTTTAAGAATTTTGACATCCATATTGTTGGAGATTcaatgagaaatgtttttgACCAACCTTGACCAAACAGCCCCCCTCCTCTTCCCCATCCGAGAAACTTGTTCCAAAATGGCCACTCCGGAGTCTACTTGTCAAGAACACACGctggaaataatttcaagaagtttgatacccatattgttgatgttcccttgaaaattgttcatggccacctatgacccctcgaggaacctgttctggaatagCCAATTGAAAATCTGCAcgtctgatggacccaaatcaataaaaatcgaCCTGCTGATGAAATATCAAGGAGTTTGATACCCAatatttatcaacaatgcctgctgagtgtgattcttttgttttgtatttttctctgctcctcttcgcCTATGACGGTGTCTTTCAGTCAGtaagacaaagcaggagtagattagcttactcggtttgccaacagcgggctgaagctgatgatcaattggcacaaatttcctgtcactgtctttcaagtgatagtattcacccatgcatttatatagggccgtcgcattcacgcagcagcgagtgaactgaatggactgtcactgcggactgcgtgtgcaatgagaagagaggtcttttgtttactctttctttgattgttgctgctaaccattttcagttttcacttttaggaagtgagtgtgaagaggatatggtatcaatttcaacaaatttcagtcactgagattgataattcgcaccactgatacccatattgctgatTACCTATCGAAATCCACGATTAGTATAATCTATGCAGGACATGTCCctagaaatccggatttcccggAGATCCGAGGGACCGGACCGGTCCAATCCTAGAACAGCATGATAAAGGACAAAATTCTAAATAGAATGAGCCCAAAGCGGTTAAAAATTGCcaaagatataagcattttagtttcgttggtacccgggtaccttgcCGGAcatttaaagggtaaaaaaatgtcggaacccctccctccacccctccttaatcaaaatttcagttaacccgtacaatcgattttggtcgtcattattgtggatatgacagagtttcaacctcctactataaaaatttatttagatatcgcgaattgaattccaaaaaggtacccgggtacccagccggccacacaagggttaTATCAACACATACGTAACGCCGCTATGCAGATAAATCTCTAACTTGTCTGATCTTCAAACGCAGGGCATGGATTTCTTGATCAACTTCGTTGATGATTGCAAGCGTCTATCTCCATAGCACTAAGAGATGTATCAATATATGCACAAATCCATAAAACACAATGGGTACGCACTTCCCCCCTACGGCATTACGTAATCTATTGTAGTGCATAATTGTTGCTTTTCATATCGAGAATATTTCTGACAAATAATCGCAAAAATTGAACTATAATAATTTGATTCAAAAACCGTGACCAAACTGATTCACATTTGTGGGAAGGCGGTACTGATTCATAAAATGTGAAATCCGATATCCAtataatattttgaaatcattgatTTAAATATAACGTTTAATAAGTAAAATGTGACTAAATTTAAAATACACATCTTATAGTGGCAATTGGATTCAATTGCATTAAAATATGTGTTTTATTAGTTTATTAGTTTCTGTGGTATTTTTTGTGTTGCTGAAAGTTGCTGCCGCTATGAAACGAACAGATcgagccaccgtagacatgttctgtcaaaacaacacgaatggaaatctagaccaacatttgaaaagggcgtaacagccaaaaattatttCTTCTGAATCTTCGTCCACATACAAAGCTTTagatgtagacgaagaatcagaaagaataaattttggctgttacgcccttttcaaatgttggtctagaaatacacgtatacagtgccgccgttgttttgatgcggtgagtgcaaaatgagttaccttgattgatccattgtgGGTAGAGtgtacatccccacactgggacagagccgcctcgcagcttagtgttcttaagcacttccaaggttattaactgcaaggtttttaagccaagcattcgtatatcatgagggtaacacgatgataattttttatgcccagggaagtcgagacaattttcaattcgaaaactgcctagaatggcaccgggaatcgaacccagcaacccccctctcagcatggtcttgcgttgtagccgcgcgtcttactgcacggctaaggagagctaAGAATGAGACGTTAAGATTCGAATTTTGGTTTTGTGGCTGTTAAGCCCCAAATGCAATTCAGCGGAACGGCAAGATttgacaaaaataaaatatatcttgcacgatattgaaaataaatcgattttttcaaagaccaccattctatacaaaagaaagctgatccgagaagaaattcattcaaaacacATTCGCTTGGCGATGGCGGAAAGATCAATTACACAACCCGTCTGAATTTTAACACAATCTATAACGATTTGAAGAATTTATTGtgaattttcatttctttgatTTCAGATATGACAAATGTGTCATTTCTTTTGCATTGCTTCATTCCAGACAGACCCTAGAGCCTTCTAGTCCCTCTCCATTGGATAAATTAGATAAATAGATGATTAGATGATTTTTATAATATAGATGATTTTCTATATAATTCTGCTGATGTGATAATTTTAGTTCtccaaacagaaaaaaaatgagattttGAACATTTACGCTTAGTGAACAACCTGCAATTTTAATCCATGGTTCGACTTTAAAATTATCCACAGAGAAGATAAAAGTATCTATGATATATCTGTGTATATCGTGCCTGACTAATGAAATAAACAAAAGCCACTACATACCTCCCCCTTCTGGTGAAAATAACTTACTTGTCCACTAGCGGTCCACTGTAGTCTTCTGGGAACTTCGGCGTGAACGGCAGAATATATTTATACAGTCGCTCGTTCAGCACGTACAGCTGTGCCGTGGTGGAACACTTGACGTTGAACCACCAGTCGCACGTCAGGGCAACCTGAATGAAATCGCAAGATAAATTAATCGTATTACCGCATAATTCCCAAACCAGTAGCACCCACCTGACTGAAGATAGTCCCGTTCGGGCAGAGGAACGACGCCTTGCCTCCGTTCAGATCGCAGTAGTGCCacacctgacagttcgtttcCGGATCGCCGAAGAAGCCCTTGTACCGTTGTTCCTTGCAGCTGAAGCTGGTTTCGGGAATTTCAGCTAAATTGGGATAGTCTACTCCAGGGCGGCCAGAGTTTGGCCCTGGTGGTGTTGGCCCCAGTTCCGGATGGTGTGGCAGTAAAGAACCAGACTCGTCCTGATGGCTGTGGTGAGAGGAAGGTTTTTTGTGAGGTTTCGATGGCGATTTTACGCTCGCAGGTACGTGATGGTCGTATTCTTCGGGGGCGGCGAAGTCCTGCTCCGGTTGCTGGTGTACTTGCTGGGAGGCTTtgagattgttcaaaattttaacGAGCGTTCGGATAGAGTTGTCGATGTTATCGGGTGTTAGAGTTTTCGGCAAGTGATTACTGTCCTGAAGTTTCTTAAGCAGGTCGGCGAGGGATGTCGATCCGGAAGAACTGGCCGTGTCGATGATTTGAGTTGGACTTGCGGGGCGAGGCTTGTTATGTTGATAGACGGGTTGGGGTTTGTCTTCAGGGTACGTCGGTATTAGTTTGGTAATTTTAGTCGGTTTCGAAAGCGGTATGTAGGTGTTTTGATAGTAGTAGTTTTGTCTGACCTGGCTTTTGTAGTCAGCGTACTGGTCGAAGTAATTCGGGTTGGGGGAGCGGATGTCACTTTGACCTAGATTTTCAGTTAAATGCTGTCGAATGGGAGGGGCCTTAGTAGAACCACGAATTTGCTTGTGATGCGAAGGTTTATGGCGGATAGTATACTTAGGACGGGCGGTCGTAGATACCGAGGATGGGGCAGGAGGATTATAGGCGACGTAAGTTTCTTTTTGAACTGTCGGAGTGTATGGACGTGGGGTAGAATATTCATCACGGAACGGAACAGTTCGTGGAGTCGAGTATTCGACGGCCACCGGGATGGGAACCTGGACTGGTTTACTACCAGGTTTGTAGAGCGGGTCCTCTAAATAACTTTGCTTGTGAAATGGAATCGGGTTGGATGGTGACTTGTAAACAATTTGCTCGTCCAAGTATGCCGGCTTCGGTGAAGGTATCGGTTTAGGGAGGGTTTTGTATATGTCTAATTCGTGTTCATAGCTTGGCTTGGGTATTGGTTTTGGTTTGAAGCTCTGTTCTTGGTCTTCCAGGTAGTTTGGTTTCTCTTTGTACATTGCATATGTTTCCGATGGCGTAGCTATTTTGGATGGTTTTTCGTGGTAATACAGTTGGTTGGGTTCAGGAGATGGTTTAACGAGAATGTAGGTTGTTTGGAGTTTGTGTACCGCATAAGTCGATGATGGAGTTGGACGTGGGAGCGgtttttcttcaatttcttcCGATATGTCATCTTGATCAATATATGGCTGACCACCTGAAGGGGCGCCATTGTTGTACGCTAATGGAGTAAAGGCACCtggcaatttgtttgaaggtaGGAACGGATTTATCTGATATTTCTTATAAACCGCAACCGGTTGATACTGTAAATAATCATGTAGCATTCAACGATATGGAAATCTGTTTATAATCTTATTAACAATTACCTTAATTGGACTCCTAGTGGCTACAACGGGTGGGGCCGGTGTTGCTGTCAGCAGATGATTGAGAACGGGTTCTTCGTCCGGATCGCTGCTCCCACTGTTATATCCGTTCGGTTGAATCGATGGCTGCGGTTTTGGTATGGTTGCCTGTGGCTGAATTTCAATCGCATATAACTTGGAAGGTGGACCCTGTTGCTGatgtggctgctgctgctgctggtggtaATACTGCTGTAAATGTGTTCGGGTGTTGTATACTAGAGCCAGATTTGGGTCATGGTTGCCAGCCGGGGATGATTGGGATGACTGCGACGGGGCTAATTGATGACGCTGAGAGTATTCGTACTTGATTGGAGTATTATTTATCAGAATCGTCTTGTATGAATTTCCTTGAGAGTTTCCTGGCGATGAAGATGACACTGAAGGAGAGGACTGGTAGCGTACTGATTGATGAACCTGCGGCTGATAGGATTGATAAACCAGTGGCGGATCACCACTCAAACCACTCTGCGGTGGTGGTTGACGTTGATATTGCTGAAGTGATAAAACCGAATGCTTCCCACTCTGTTGACTGTGATGAAGGTGTGACTGTTGTTGTGGTTCTTGAGGTCGTTGCGGCCGCTAAAATTAAATGATACAAAATTTACTTTTTATAGTTCTGTACATTATATTTTAGTTAACACTTgacattatttaaaataaattctaaTCATCTTGAAGGACTTTAAACTAGATTTCCAACAAAACCTTGCGTATTGTATCGATTGATTGTGTttaagaatttttaaaaaaaatagacagAATTTTTAATGATAATCTTGATCCAgtgatgttttattttattgcatgttttactatgtattaatattattataatAATGGCTAATCCGGAGACgtcgagttcgattctcgctTTGGCCTAAGATattttcggatgggaaacattctcggctcCCAGGGTGtcaggccgtttggccgaataattaACCCGTTTCCCGCCAACgtcttttttcaaagatttcaataagaaggaatcatctttgagaaaaatgctagaacaaaagttatttggcattgCCAAAATtagtagaaacgaaaaaaaaagtttttgattgtaaatcaatagttaattgattcaacagttttcaatagtttactagttgtactcaaaattgattatatttgcagtctaatggaACCATAAGGATGTGTCAAATATTCCTTtatgttgttgaaacaattcgatgaaggttagaaggtgcaaaatttgatggacaccatgggcgggagaaagttaaaaaaatacgagcagtgaagagaaatgagaagtgagtatcaataagaagtatgaagtaagaagtaagttgtgaaaagtgagaagaaaaaagtaaactgagaactgagaacagaacttcttctttattctttcttcctcctgccTTTTTCCTTATGCCATCTTTCTtactccttccttccttctttcttttttctgctTCCTCCTCacatcttccttctaccttcttcattcttcctttcttctttcttcttctttttccttctttctttgtctatcttacttcttctttcattcttcctacttccttcgtctttcttcctagcttcttccttcgtctttcttcctagcttcttctttatctttctttcttcgtccttcttccttatttttccttatttcttcttccttcgtcctttttcttctttatttcttcttccttcttattgtTTCTTTCTTTCGTTTTTCATCTTCCTGCTTccaacttccttctttctttttagtttttccttatttcttcttccttgatcattcattcttccttctttctttcttcttccttttcccttctttctcattccttctttttttctactttcttctttctaccttcttcattctcccttcGTTCTTCTCCCTCTTCCcgtcttgcttctttcttcttccttcttgctccttctttcttctttttttaattatttctttcttcttccttttcctttttccttcttgtgTTTTTCCTTACTCCTTTgctcatcttccttctttctttcttccttctttctttcttccttctttcttatttgcttttgccttcctcgtatacttaataagtatacgtaaaggctataaggtacactgggggaagtggaaaaagagggtaagtgtaaaaatcgactcgaaaaattggaattgtacatactttacagtttttattacaccataacattgtgcaagaatatactttgatgcccaCACTAATTGTTGCCACACTATCTGGAAACAACGATGAGGTTGAAATGATGCCCAATGCTGACGGTCTGTGTGACAATGTGACATGTCTATAGGACTGTCAGAAAACGAAAACAAAGTTTATATATCATAGAAACGATCAGGAACGTGGTTTCGATTTTTATTGGAATATTGGAATAAAATTAAAAGTAGTTGTTAAATTAATCAGTTGAACTAAAATACCTCTATTATTATTAGTAATCGATTTGGTGAgttacgatttggttttgttagtTTAATTTAGTACCCTTATACTCCCTTTTATAGTAGTTACACATATCGCAAATTATAACCCCGCTTATCGCTCGTTGCATAATACGTGGTGAACACTGAAAAAGTATGATGTATTACTCATTTATATCCTGatttattaataataaaataattaatttacagCTTTGGAGCTGTCGATCAGAAGCTATCAAAACAGTGTCTCAATCAAGGTGCAACAATTTCTCCAAAGTTTTTCAGTGTTCACGACGTATTATTCAACAAGTGGTACGCTCT
Encoded proteins:
- the LOC134205596 gene encoding uncharacterized protein LOC134205596; the encoded protein is MHEINFTANNLRLAKHGGDCTEAGDLCFIHGALTVMGALVGAVSLSPENRLHHHGSGGNNFALQRYAMGKGRPPPPLMGPGPGTGGGGGGPGGGGSGASPPRLMSRADNPMSATPLNNQTLDRYRRLIPYMTFYIPSPNGDFSLPINQAYNYMPIRPQRPQEPQQQSHLHHSQQSGKHSVLSLQQYQRQPPPQSGLSGDPPLVYQSYQPQVHQSVRYQSSPSVSSSSPGNSQGNSYKTILINNTPIKYEYSQRHQLAPSQSSQSSPAGNHDPNLALVYNTRTHLQQYYHQQQQQPHQQQGPPSKLYAIEIQPQATIPKPQPSIQPNGYNSGSSDPDEEPVLNHLLTATPAPPVVATRSPIKYQPVAVYKKYQINPFLPSNKLPGAFTPLAYNNGAPSGGQPYIDQDDISEEIEEKPLPRPTPSSTYAVHKLQTTYILVKPSPEPNQLYYHEKPSKIATPSETYAMYKEKPNYLEDQEQSFKPKPIPKPSYEHELDIYKTLPKPIPSPKPAYLDEQIVYKSPSNPIPFHKQSYLEDPLYKPGSKPVQVPIPVAVEYSTPRTVPFRDEYSTPRPYTPTVQKETYVAYNPPAPSSVSTTARPKYTIRHKPSHHKQIRGSTKAPPIRQHLTENLGQSDIRSPNPNYFDQYADYKSQVRQNYYYQNTYIPLSKPTKITKLIPTYPEDKPQPVYQHNKPRPASPTQIIDTASSSGSTSLADLLKKLQDSNHLPKTLTPDNIDNSIRTLVKILNNLKASQQVHQQPEQDFAAPEEYDHHVPASVKSPSKPHKKPSSHHSHQDESGSLLPHHPELGPTPPGPNSGRPGVDYPNLAEIPETSFSCKEQRYKGFFGDPETNCQVWHYCDLNGGKASFLCPNGTIFSQVALTCDWWFNVKCSTTAQLYVLNERLYKYILPFTPKFPEDYSGPLVDKYLAIKFQEMEEKMQKQRAKGKQVTKPRPDIENDDLNGNKLEDNDDRYNQNQPHPVQYVTENALDATAPSAASIVSATTPVTLEDIDAEYDRSSSGSSTAATAAGDTESGEAALPHSAPIVVTAPSAPASSTGAEDIEVADRTPVTVIGEPMAPQARYGSQDPNSVRPARPSVMQALREVRIEVKNDGTSGHLTPSRGYGE